The region TCACGTGAAACAGGAATATCATTTACCTATGCAGAATGACGAAAAGACCACGTCCAGGAGATCGTCCGTGGTGGTTTCGCCGGTGACCTGCCCCACGGCGGACAGGGCGTCGCGCAGATCAATGGCCAGGGTTTCCAGCTCGCGCCCCTCGTCCAGGCCGGAGAGAAACCGGTGGAGTGCCGACCGGGCCGAGACCAGGACGTCGCGATGACGGGCTCGGGAAATGGCCACGAATTCGCGGCTGTCCAGGGCCGCTCCGTGCAGGAAGGTCGTGCGGATCACCTCGCGCAGCTCATCGATGCCCGCGCCGGTGCCGGCGGACAGGGCGACGCAGGGCATCTCTCCCATGCCGGAGGGGAGATCAAGGGCCGGGGGGAGATCGCTCTTGTTCAAAACAGCTATGGTGATTTTCCCCTGCACGGCATCCAGGATCAGCCGGTCTTCGTCGCCGAAGGGGCGCGCCGAATCCAGGACGAACAGCACCAGATCGGCCTGGGGAATCTTGTCCAGGGTGCGGCTGATCCCCTCCCGCTCCACAACATCATCCGTGTGGCGGATGCCGGCCGTGTCCAGCAGACGCACCGCCAGCCCCCCCAGGTTCACCGTTTCCTCGATGATGTCGCGGGTGGTGCCGGGGATATGGGTGACGATGGCGCGGTTTTCCTTGAGCAGGCGGTTGAGCAGGCTGGACTTGCCGGCGTTCGGCTTGCCGACGATCAGCACGGAAATCCCCTCCCTGAGGATACGCCCTTCATCGAAACCGGTCAGCAGGGTGCCGATCTCGTTCAGGGCCTCGCCCACACCCGCCCGCAGGGCCACGGTGTCGGCCTCGCCGATGTCGTCCTCGGGGAAATCGATAAAGGCTTCCACAAAGGCCAGTCTTTTCGTCAAGCCGTGGCGGATGGCCTCGATCCTGTCGGAGAGCGCACCGGCCCGCTGGCGTTGGGCAAGGGCAAGGGACGCCTCGGTCTTGGCGGCGATCACGTCCATGACCGCCTCGGCCTGCACCAGGTCGATCCTGCCGTTGACAAAGGCCCGGCGGGTGAACTCCCCTGGTTCGGCCAGCCGCGCGCCGCAGGCCAGGACCGCGGCCAGGACACGTTCCACCACCAGCATCCCGCCATGACAGTGCAACTCCAGCACATCCTCACGGGTGTAGGAATGGGGCGCCCGCATCAGGACGGCCATGGCCTCGTCCAGCACGGCCCCGTCATCGGGCGCCACCA is a window of Geobacter sp. FeAm09 DNA encoding:
- the mnmE gene encoding tRNA uridine-5-carboxymethylaminomethyl(34) synthesis GTPase MnmE; translated protein: MYIEDTIAAISTPQGEGGIGIVRISGSGAEAIGLRLFRFRKGAVFVSHFLHYGAVVAPDDGAVLDEAMAVLMRAPHSYTREDVLELHCHGGMLVVERVLAAVLACGARLAEPGEFTRRAFVNGRIDLVQAEAVMDVIAAKTEASLALAQRQRAGALSDRIEAIRHGLTKRLAFVEAFIDFPEDDIGEADTVALRAGVGEALNEIGTLLTGFDEGRILREGISVLIVGKPNAGKSSLLNRLLKENRAIVTHIPGTTRDIIEETVNLGGLAVRLLDTAGIRHTDDVVEREGISRTLDKIPQADLVLFVLDSARPFGDEDRLILDAVQGKITIAVLNKSDLPPALDLPSGMGEMPCVALSAGTGAGIDELREVIRTTFLHGAALDSREFVAISRARHRDVLVSARSALHRFLSGLDEGRELETLAIDLRDALSAVGQVTGETTTDDLLDVVFSSFCIGK